A window of Kribbella voronezhensis genomic DNA:
GCTTCGTCAGTCGTCGAGCCGGGTCGCCAGACCGAAGGAGGCGAAGACCTCGGTGTCCTGGAACACCGAGTTGCGGCTGATGCCTTCGGTGGTGACGGTGAAGACCTGCACCGTGTGCAACTCATACCCGTCGCCGGTACGCCGGTACGCGGCGAAGCCGGCCTGCCCGTTCGCCGCTAGCGGCTCCAGGCGCCAATCCGTACCGGCCTTGTCGAAGACCCATTCCATGAACACGCCGTAGTTGCCGCGGCCCACGAACCAGTTGATCATCGGCGGCATCTCCATCAGCACGTCCTCGGTGAGCAGCCGCTTGAGACCCTCGATGTCGGCTCGCTCGAACGCCCGCATGTAGCGGTCGACCCAGGCGCGCTGCTCGGCCGCGGACGGCTCACGGGACCGGTCCTGCAGGACGCCGGCCTCCTTCACCCGGCTACGCGCCCGCTGCAAGGAACTGTTGACCGAGGCAACGGTGGTGTCGAGGACCTCGGCGGCCTCTGCCGCGGAGAAGCTGAGCAGGTCGCGCAGGATCAGCGCACCACGCTGACGAGCCGACAGATGTTGCAGTGCGGCAGCCAAGGCCAGGCGCAGGCTGCTGCGGTCGACAGCCGCGCGAGCCGGATCACCTGAACCCAGCAACGAGTCCGGCAGCGGCTGGAGCCAGGGGGTCTCGCCGTGGACGAGCGGTCCGCGAGGGTCCGACGGGGGCACCAGGCCCGACGGCAGCGGCCGCCGACCTCGGACCTCCAAGGCGGTCAGGCAGGCGTTGGTCGCGATCCGGTAGAGCCACGTGCGCAGTGAACTGCGGGACTCGTCGTACTGATCGCGGGCCCGCCACGCTCGAAGGTAGGTGTCCTGGACGAGGTCTTCGGCGTCGTGGGCAGAGCCGAGCATGCGGTAGCAGTAGGCCAGCAACTCCGACCGGAACGGTTCGATCAGCTGATCGAAGCTCGCCACCTCGGTCGCCACCCCACTCACCTCCTCTGCCGCTGTCGACAGGACCCTATCCGGAGGCGCCGACAGTCAGGCCGACTCGCGATGGATCAGGCGGGTGGGGAGGATGAGCGGGCTGGGCCGGTCGCCCGACATCAGCGAGAGCAGCATGCGGGCCATCTCCCGGCCGAGCGCCTCGATCGGCTGGTTGACAGTGGTGAGCGGCGGGGTCGTGTGGCGAGCGGCCGGGATGTCGTTGAAACCGATGACCGCGACATCGCCGGGGACCGTGCGGCCGGCGCGCGCGAGCGTCCGGAGCGCGCCGATCGCCATCTGGTCCGAGGCGATGAAGACCGCGTCGAGCTCAGGCGCCCGGTCGAGCAGCCGGCCCATCGCCGTACTGCCGCCGTCCTCGCTGAAGTCACCCGGTTCCACCAGCGAGTTGTCCAGGCCGGCGACCGCGAGGGCCTCCTGAAACCCTTGCAGGCGGGCGATTCCGGCACCCTCGTCGATGCGGCCGGTGATGGTCGCGATCTTGCGCCGGCCGGACGCGATCAGGTGTTCGGTGGCCAGCCTCGCGCCGCCACGGTTGTCGGCGTCGACGTAGTACCGCGCCTCGATGTTGAGCGGCCGGCCGCCGAAGACGACCGGCACCGACGCCTGGTGGGCAAGCGCCGCCAGCGGATCGTCGCCGTGCAGCGACATCAGCATCACCCCGCCGGCCTGGTGGGTCCGCAGCAACTGCTCGAGCCGTGCCTGCCCGCGGGTTGAGGTGGCCAGCGACAGCATCAACTCGAGGTCGGTCTCCTCCAGTACGGCGTTGACGCCGACCACCACCTCGGCGAAGAACGGATCGGCGAACATCGCCGGGTCGTCACCCGAGATCGCCAGGACGACGGAGCCGGCTTGCCGGGTCGCCAGCGCACGAGCCGTTGCATTGGGCACGTATCCGAGGTCGTCGACCGCCCGGAGTACCGCCTCGCGTTTGGCGCGGCTGACGTGCGGCGCGTTGTTGATCACGCGCGAAGCGGCGGAGCGCGACACCCCCGCCCGCTCGGCGACCTCGTCGAGCGTCGGCTGCCGCCTGGGCGTATCGGTCGTCACCTGGTCCAAGGTAGTCGTCCCAACTCGGCCGGGGAGCACCGACCTTCGCCCGTCCGGTGGGCACACGCGCCGGTCGACCCCGAGCACGGTGATCGGGACCTGTTTCCGGGAGCGCTTCCAGTCGACCATAGAGCAAATGGATCGAGGTTGGAAGTGCTTGGTTTCCGAGCAACTCTCGCCCTTGACACGCCGGAGCGCCCTCGGAACCATGCTGAGGGACGCCGGTGGTTCGACCGTCGAACTGAAAGCGCTCCCAGCACATTTTCCCCTCCCGGAGGCCGCCTCATGTTTCCTTTCCGACGGCGAGCAGGTACCGCCCTGACCGCTCTGGTTCTCACCGTCCCACTGGCAGTCGTCGCCACGGATACCGCGGCGCTCGCCGCAGCCACGCAGTACGAGCGGGTGCTGAACGGGACCTTCGACTCCGGGAGCGAGAGTCCTTGGTGGACCAGCGGTAACACCCCGGCGAGCGTCGTCGACGGCCGGTTGTGCGCCGACATCCCGGCCGGGACGGTCAACCCGTGGGACGCACTGATCGGGCAGGACGACATCCCGTTCGAGAGCGGTCAGCCGTACACGTTGCGGTTCGACGCGTCGGCCTCTCGCGCGGTGGACTTCCGGTCCGTGGTGCAGTTGGGCGCTGCGCCGTACTCCTCGGTGCTGAACGAGACCGTCAGCGTCGGCACGACCCCGCAGACGTTCGCCTTCACCGCCAACTCCACAGTCGACAGCGCCCACGGCCAGGTCACCTTCCAGGTCGGCGGCGCGACCACGCCGTACACGTTGTGCCTGGACAACATCAGCTTCGTCGGCGGGATCGTGCCACCTGGTGGGGTACGGGACTTCGGCTCGCCGGTGCGGGTGAACCAGGTCGGCTATCTCACCACCGGTCCCAAGCGGGCCACGTATGTGACGGATGCGACCGGCCCGCTCGGCTGGCGCCTTCTCGACGCAGCGGGCACCGCCGTCGCGACCGGCAGCACCAGCCCGTACGGCGCGGACGCGATGTCGGGCGAGAACGTCCAACGGATCGACTTCGGAGCATTTCGCTCGAAGGGACAGGGCTATCGCCTGGCCGTCGGTGACGACGTGAGCGAGCCGTTCGACATCGGCGACGACATCTATAAGGCGCTCCGCGGTGATGCGCTCGCGTACTTCTACAACAACCGGAGCGGCATCCCGATCGAGGCCCAGTACGTCGGGGACGCCTATGCGCGGGCGGCCGGGCATCTGGGGATCGCGCCGAACAAGGGCGACACGTCCGTGCCGTGCTTCCCGGGGACCTGCGACTACAGCCTCGACGTACGGGGCGGTTGGTACGACGCGGGCGATCACGGCAAGTACGTCGTGAACGGCGCGCTCGCGGCGTGGCAGTTGCTGGATCTGTACGAGCGGTCCGCAACGCATCGGGATCGTGGTGTCGCCGACCGGACGCTGCGGATTCCCGAAGCGGGGAACGGCGATCCCGACGTACTGGACGAGGCGAAGTGGGAGCTCGACTTCCTGCTCCGGATGCAGGTCCCGGCCGGGCAGCCGCTCGCCGGGATGGTGCACCACAAGATTCACGACGAGAAGTGGACGGGGCTGCCGCTGGCGCCGGCGGCGGATCCGCAGCAGCGGTACCTCTATCCCCCGTCGACGGCGGCCACGCTGAACCTTGCGGCGGTCGGTGCGCGATGTGCGCGGGTCTACGCACTGTGGGACCGGAAGCTCGCCGGCCGGTGTCTGGTGGCTGCCCGGACGGCATGGAAGGCGGCGTTGGCGCATCCGGCGATCTACGCGCCCGCTGGAGGCGAAGGCGGCGGCGCGTACGACGACACGAAGGTGACGGACGAGTTCTCGTGGGCGGCTGCTGAGTTGTTCGCGACCACTGGCGATTCGTCGTACAAGAAGTTCGTCACCACGACGCTCTCGGCCGCCGACGGCTTCTCGTGGCAGGAGACCGGCGGGCTTGCGGATCTCGCGCTGGCACGGATGCCGTGGCGGTTGTCGCCGGTGGAGTTGGCGAAGCTCGTCGTACGGATCAGCAAGGTGGCCGACAAGTACGTCGCCGATCTGCGCGGGCAGGGGTTCGCGAACCCGTTCCTGCCTGCGGACGGGAAGTACGTCTGGGGATCGAACAGCGCGGTCGCCAACAACTCGATGATCATGGCGACGGCTTACGACCTGACCCATCGGGCCAGGTACCGCGATGCGGCGCTGGAGGCGATGGACTATCTGCTCGGGCGCAACGCGATCAACCAGTCGTACGTGACCGGGTACGGCGAGCGGGCCAGCCACAACCAGCATCACCGGTTCTGGGCGCACTCGCTCGATCCGTCGCTACCGTCGCCGGCGCCCGGATCCCTGGCGGGTGGACCGAACTCAGGGTTGCAGGATCCCGTTGCCGAGCGCAACCTTCAGGGCTGCGCCCCGGCGACCTGCTACCTCGACGACATCGGGTCCTACTCCACCAACGAGGTCGCGGTGAACTGGAACTCGGCACTCGCCTGGATGACCGCGTTCGCGGACAGCACCGGTCGTCACAGCTGAAACCGAGGGCCCGCCGTACGCCGGTACGGCGGGCCGCTCTGGTTACGGGAAACGAGAAGCCAGGGCGACGCAGGCGCCGGCCGCGGCGAGGGTGAAGAGCATGGCGATCCCGGCGAATCTCGACGTGATCTCCTTGTCGACCTTGTCGTAGCCGACCGAGGAGCCGATGTCCTTGTAGACGTCTTCGAGTTCGCCCGCCGACTCGGCCGTGTACGCCTCGCCGCCGCTGATCTCGGCGACGCTGCGGAGCTCGGCGCGGTCCGGTGGGACGCGCTGGCGGATGCCGTCCATCTCGATGAAGCCGGAGTCGGTGCCGAAGGTGATCGTGTAGACCGGCGTGTTCTTCGCTTTCGCCGCCTGCGCGCCTTCCTGCGCCGTCCGCCCCACCGTGCGCTTGCCGTCCGACAGCATCACGATGCGCGCCGGGGCCGGATCGTTCGGATGCTCCGGGTCCGGCGGGACCTGGGTCAGCGCCTGCAACGAGGTGAAGATGCCCTCACCGGTGGCGGTCGACTCGGCCAGCTCGAGCCCGTCGATCGACCGGACGACGGTCGACCGGTCGGTGGTCGGCGGGACGATGATGGACGCCGTACCGGCGAAGTTCACCAGCGCCACGTTGAACTTGGCCGGCAGCGCGTTGACGAAGTTCTTCGCCGACTTCTTGGCCGCCTCGAGCCGGTTCGGGTCGACGTCGGTCGCCATCATCGACAGCGAGACGTCGATCGCGACCACGATGGTGGCCCGCTCGCGCGGCACCTTGACCTCGGCCTTCGGCTGGGCGAACGCAAGGATGCAGGACGCGGTCGCCAGCAACGCGAGCACCACGGCCACATGCCGGCGCCACTGCGGCCGGCGCGGCGCGACCCGGTCCAGCAGCGCGATGTTGGTGAACCGCAGCGCGTACTGCGCTCGCCGGTGCTGGAGGAAGATGTACCCCGCGACGACGAGCGGGATGAACAACAGGAACCACAGTCTGGCCGGAGACAGGAACTCCATCAGCGAGCCACTCCCTTCGGCGGTTGATGCAAGCGCGGTGCCATCCGCCGGTAGGCGAGCACGAACCGCACGGTGTCGGCCACCCAGTCGCGATCGGTCCGCAGGACGAGGTGCCCGGCTCCTACCCTACGCAGTGCGATCCGGGTCCGTTCCCGCTGCGCGAGTGCGGCCGCTGCGTACTCGTCGCGGACCCGGCGCTTGCGGGTGTCGATCTCGCGGATCGCGCCGGTCTCGGGGTCGCCGATCATCACGACACCGATATTGGGCAGCTCCAGCTCGCGCGGGTCGATGATCTCCACCGCGAGCACCTGGTGCTGCGCGGTCAGCTTGCGCATCGCCCGCTCCCAGGACGGCTCGAGCCGGCTGTCGACCTCGCCGTCCTCGGGGGTGAGGAAGTCGGACACGATCACGCGCAGGCCGCGTTTGCGTTGCGTCCGGGCCATCGAGTCCAGCGCACCGGCCAGGTCGCTGCGGGCCTGGAGCTCACCGTTGTCCTGCTCGGCCAGCAAGGCGCGGAGCAGGCCGTAGAGCGCCAGCCGGCCGGACCTGGCCGGCCAGCGCCGCAACGACGAGTCGCGAAGCATCAGCCCGCCGAACCGGTCACCGAGCCGGTGGGTGAGGAACCCGACGGTGGCAACCGCTGCCACCGCGAGCTCCCGCTTCTCCAGCTGCGACGTACCGAAGTCCATCGAGGCCGAGAGGTCGACCAGCGCCCAGGTCTCCAGCTCGCGGTCGGCGATCAGATCGCGGACGTGCGGAACCGTAGTACGGGCGGTGACGGCCCAGTCCATCCGACGGACGTCGTCACCGACCTGGTACTCGCGGGCCTCGGCGAGCTCGGTCCCCGGACCGGGCAGCAGGCCGAGGTGTTCGCCGTGCAGGTAGCCCTCGAGCCGGCGGACGACCGTCAACTCGAGCCGCCGCAGCGCACGCTCGGGAGCGAGCTGCGAGATCGTCATCGCAGCCCGCGGGTCTGGTCGGTTGGCCATGCGGTTAAACGAACTCGGGGCGGCCGCTGCCGTCGTTGCCGTCGCGCCAGACCGGCTGCGGCGGGGGCACGGTGGCGAGGATCCGCTCGACCACCGCCCGCGGGTCGATGTTGTCGGCGACGGCGTCGAAGGTCAGTCCGAGCCGGTGGCCCATCACGTCGAGCGCGACGGTCTGGACGTCACTGGGCAGCAGGTAGTCGCGCCCGTGGATCAGCGCGAGCGCCCGGCCGGCCGAGACCAGGCCGAGGGTGGCACGCGGGCTGACGCCGAGCTCGATGATCGGCTCCAGGTCCGGCAGGTGGAAGTCCGACGGCGTCCGGGTCGCCATCACCAGGCGTACGGCGTACTCGGCGACCAGGTTGTGCACGAACACCTGCTCGGCCGAGCGCTGCAGCTCCATGATCGTCTCGGGCTTGAGCATCTGGCGCGCCTGCGGCGGGTCGACACTCATCCGGCGGAGGATCTCGAACTCCTCGTGCCCGCGCGGGTGCGGCACGTCGATCTTGACCAGGAACCGGTCCCGCTGCGCCTCGGGCAGCGGGTAGACGCCCTCGGACTCGATCGGGTTCTGGGTCGCGATCACGATGAACGGCTTCGGCATCGGGAAGGTCTGGCCGCCGATCGACACCTGCCGCTCCGCCATCAACTCCAGCATCGCCGACTGCACCTTGGCGGGCGCCCGGTTCACCTCGTCGGCGAGGACGAAGTTCACGAAGGTCGGGCCGAGCTCGATGTCGAACGCTTCCCTGGTCTGCCGGTAGATCCGGGTGCCGACGATGTCGGACGGCACCAGGTCGGGGGTGAACTGGATCCGGGCGAACGACCCGCCGACCACCGAGGCGAAGGTCCGGACCGCCAGGGTCTTGGCGACACCGGGCACACCCTCCAGAAGGCAGTGTCCCTTGGCCAGCAGGGACACCATCAGGGTCTCGACCATGTGCTCCTGCCCGACGATGACGCGTTTGACCTCGTTGATGGCCTCGCTCACCAAGTGGGACTGCTGGGCGACTGACCCAGCGGGCACAGTGGTTTCGGTCATGCCTGTCCTTCCGGGGTCCACTTCGGACCGTAGCTGCTCGCGAACTGCCGCCATTCCATCAGATCCCCGGGTCCGGCCACGACCGCGCCCCGCCCGTTCCTCTCCCCATCCTCCCCACCCACCCAAATCCACAACCCCGTACGCCGCGCGCGCCGACTGCGGCGGGCTGAGCGCACGGCGCACCGGCCGGCTGGGCGGACGGCGTACCGGCGGACTGGGCGGACGGCGGACCGGCGGACTGGGCGGACGGCGGACTGGGCGGGCGGCGTACCGGCGGGCTGGGCGGACGGCGTACCGGCGGGCTGGGCGACAGTGCTACCAGGTGTCTGGAAGGATTGGTGGCGATGACCGCGACCGACTCCCGACCCGACGCGCCGCCGGCAGGCCCTCCAGCAGGCCCTCCGGCCGGGCCGCCGTCCGGCGCACCCGCGCGGGTGATCCCGGAGGGTCTTCCGCTGCTGCCGGAGGACCCGCCGCGCGTCGGTGAGTTCTGGCTGCGAAGCAGGCTGGGGGCGAACGCGGCCGGCTATCTGTACGCGGCGAGCGACGAGACCGGCCGGTCCGCGGTGGTCGCGATGATGACCGAGGGCTCCGCCGACGACGCGGCCGCGCGGGACCGGTTCGTGACAGCCGTCGACAAGCTTCCCGACGAGGCAGTCCTCGCCCACAACGACACCGATGACGACGACCTGGCGCTCTGGGTGGCGCTCGGCCCGATCCGCGAGGACGACGGCTCCAGCGCCGCGGCCGACGAGCGGCTGATCGCCGAGCGCCGCGGCGAAGAAGTGCTGTCGGCCGTCCTGATGGACCGGATCCCGCAGCTCGGCCGGTTCCGCGGCCCGGACTACCGGCATCACTGGGAGAACCGTCGCCGCCCCGGCCTGTTCCGGATCTGGCCACTCCCCTGGCCCGCCGTACTGCGGCCCGCCTCCCGCCTCGCGCTCGCCCTCGCCCTGCTGACCATGGCGATCATCATGGCGGTCGCCATGTTCATCGCCTGGCTGTTGTTCAGGAACGCGCCCGAGGTCGACCCGGGTCCGGTGATCCCGACGAACTCGAACGGGACCACCACCGTCACGGTGACCCCGACGACGCCACCGCCGGGCACCGAATCGCCCACCAGCCCAGGTCCCTCGCAGACCCCGGGCAGCCCCACGGTCTCTCCGACCGGCCCGATCCCCACCGACATCCCCAGCGGAACCGGCAGCCCCGGCGACGACCCGGGCGACCGCTTCTGATCGATCGGCAAGCCTCGGCCACCGTCAAGGTCCAGCTTTCGGTTTGCTCGGTCGGCATGCAGTTTGCGACGGGGGCGTCTGTCAGCCGGCCAGCAGCTTCCTCAGTTCGTGGTCTGTCCACAAAGAGGCCGGTACCGGTTGGCGGACCAGGGCCGCGTCGGCGCGGATCTCGGCCGGGCTGGCCGCGCCGATCAGGACCGAAGTGACGGCAGGGTGCCGGCTCGGATAGGCGAGCGCGACCTGCGGCAGCGATACGCCGTACGCCTCGCAGACTGCCGCGATCCGGCGGGCGCGGACGTTCGTGACGTCGACGTTCGCGCTCTTGGACCGGTCGATCTGCAGCACTTCCGGCGTCAGCACGCCGGAGACGATCGCCGCCACTTCGCGTGCCTGGCAACGGTCGAGCAGCGGCCGGGCCGATTGGTCGAGCAACGAGTACTGGCCTGACAGCAGGACGGTGTCGACGTCGGTGTCGCGGACGAAGCGATCCAGTTCCCGCCAGTCGTCCATGGCCGCGCCGATCGCATGCAGGACGCCTTGCCCGCGGAGCTCGTGCAGCACCGGGTACGCCTCGTCGATCGCCTGCTGCCAGTGCTCGCCCGGATCCTGGATGAAGACGAGGTCGACCGACTCCAGCCGCAGCCGCTCGAGGCTCTCGGTGAGCGAGCGTCTGATCCCCGCGGCGGAGAAGTCGACCCGCAGGCCGCGAGGCGTCACGATGCCACCGACCTTGGTGGAGACGAGGTACTCGCCCCGCGGGTGCCGGGCGAGCGCAGTACCGAAGCGTTGTTCGGAAACGCCCAGCCCGTACGCCGGAGAGGTGTCGAAGAACCGGATGCCCGCGCCGTACGCCGCATCGATCGTGCTGGTCGCCCGGGCATCCCCGTCCGGCGCGGGCAGATTGCCGATCGGCGATCCGCCCAGGCCGAACCGCGGCGGCCGGAACCGGTGCGTCGAGCGGCTGAGGAGGACATGACTGGGAGCGGTCATCGGGCTCCTCCCATCCCTGGCCGGTGTAAGTACCAGGATCAGGGCTCTGCGACGACTTCGCATCTCGACCGACGCGGTGCGGTTGAAGCGATGCGGTGCGATGCGGTGCGGTGCGGTGCGGTGCGGTTGAAGCGGTTCGGAGCGAGAACAGCGATGCAGGGGTGGAACCCGCCCCGGCTCCACCCCTGCATCAGCTCATCGGCCGGCCCCGGTCAGGAAACCTTCGGCGCCCAGTCGAGCCCCTCGGGCCCGTCGTCGCCGGCGATCGGCCCGGTCAGGGAGTAGCTGTGGCTGCCGTCCGGCAGGTACCCACGGACCTTGAACCGCTCGTCGGTGTCCTCCGGATCCGGCAGCGCGTTCCGGTTGAACTGCAGCGCCGCGATCTTCTTCCCGTCCGGCGACCAGGCGACCCCGATGTAGAAGATCCCTTGCGGATAAGCCTGGTAGCTGATCCGGAACGGCTCACCGGCACCACTGCGCGGCAGCGAGACGAGCTCGGTGTGCTCGGCACCGCGGTACCGGTTGGTGACGAAGGCGATCTTCTGCGAGTCCGGCGACCAGTCCGGGTAGTTGTTGATCACGCCGACCGGACTGGACGTCAAGGTGCGCGGATTGGTGCCGTCCGGATGGACCAGCTTGATCGCATTGCCCGTGCTGAAGGCGATCCGGGTGCCGTCCGGCGACCAGGCCGGCGAGGTCAGCCGGCCCGTTCCGGCCGGTGCCGTCCAGATCGGCGACCGCGCACCGGTTCCGACGGCGAT
This region includes:
- a CDS encoding aldo/keto reductase — translated: MTAPSHVLLSRSTHRFRPPRFGLGGSPIGNLPAPDGDARATSTIDAAYGAGIRFFDTSPAYGLGVSEQRFGTALARHPRGEYLVSTKVGGIVTPRGLRVDFSAAGIRRSLTESLERLRLESVDLVFIQDPGEHWQQAIDEAYPVLHELRGQGVLHAIGAAMDDWRELDRFVRDTDVDTVLLSGQYSLLDQSARPLLDRCQAREVAAIVSGVLTPEVLQIDRSKSANVDVTNVRARRIAAVCEAYGVSLPQVALAYPSRHPAVTSVLIGAASPAEIRADAALVRQPVPASLWTDHELRKLLAG
- a CDS encoding LacI family DNA-binding transcriptional regulator, whose product is MTTDTPRRQPTLDEVAERAGVSRSAASRVINNAPHVSRAKREAVLRAVDDLGYVPNATARALATRQAGSVVLAISGDDPAMFADPFFAEVVVGVNAVLEETDLELMLSLATSTRGQARLEQLLRTHQAGGVMLMSLHGDDPLAALAHQASVPVVFGGRPLNIEARYYVDADNRGGARLATEHLIASGRRKIATITGRIDEGAGIARLQGFQEALAVAGLDNSLVEPGDFSEDGGSTAMGRLLDRAPELDAVFIASDQMAIGALRTLARAGRTVPGDVAVIGFNDIPAARHTTPPLTTVNQPIEALGREMARMLLSLMSGDRPSPLILPTRLIHRESA
- a CDS encoding VWA domain-containing protein, which produces MEFLSPARLWFLLFIPLVVAGYIFLQHRRAQYALRFTNIALLDRVAPRRPQWRRHVAVVLALLATASCILAFAQPKAEVKVPRERATIVVAIDVSLSMMATDVDPNRLEAAKKSAKNFVNALPAKFNVALVNFAGTASIIVPPTTDRSTVVRSIDGLELAESTATGEGIFTSLQALTQVPPDPEHPNDPAPARIVMLSDGKRTVGRTAQEGAQAAKAKNTPVYTITFGTDSGFIEMDGIRQRVPPDRAELRSVAEISGGEAYTAESAGELEDVYKDIGSSVGYDKVDKEITSRFAGIAMLFTLAAAGACVALASRFP
- a CDS encoding PD40 domain-containing protein codes for the protein MKLRSMLAALCVIGLAATTAVPAGAATPANGNLVFVQYGGLVVVPGGTPAPYSSEIAGDRPKFSPDGRQVAFVRDYSVWTRTLSNGSERLVYTYPADGEHYAIGVAWSPDGHSIVAAYGSKLDRIAVGTGARSPIWTAPAGTGRLTSPAWSPDGTRIAFSTGNAIKLVHPDGTNPRTLTSSPVGVINNYPDWSPDSQKIAFVTNRYRGAEHTELVSLPRSGAGEPFRISYQAYPQGIFYIGVAWSPDGKKIAALQFNRNALPDPEDTDERFKVRGYLPDGSHSYSLTGPIAGDDGPEGLDWAPKVS
- a CDS encoding glycoside hydrolase family 9 protein; translated protein: MFPFRRRAGTALTALVLTVPLAVVATDTAALAAATQYERVLNGTFDSGSESPWWTSGNTPASVVDGRLCADIPAGTVNPWDALIGQDDIPFESGQPYTLRFDASASRAVDFRSVVQLGAAPYSSVLNETVSVGTTPQTFAFTANSTVDSAHGQVTFQVGGATTPYTLCLDNISFVGGIVPPGGVRDFGSPVRVNQVGYLTTGPKRATYVTDATGPLGWRLLDAAGTAVATGSTSPYGADAMSGENVQRIDFGAFRSKGQGYRLAVGDDVSEPFDIGDDIYKALRGDALAYFYNNRSGIPIEAQYVGDAYARAAGHLGIAPNKGDTSVPCFPGTCDYSLDVRGGWYDAGDHGKYVVNGALAAWQLLDLYERSATHRDRGVADRTLRIPEAGNGDPDVLDEAKWELDFLLRMQVPAGQPLAGMVHHKIHDEKWTGLPLAPAADPQQRYLYPPSTAATLNLAAVGARCARVYALWDRKLAGRCLVAARTAWKAALAHPAIYAPAGGEGGGAYDDTKVTDEFSWAAAELFATTGDSSYKKFVTTTLSAADGFSWQETGGLADLALARMPWRLSPVELAKLVVRISKVADKYVADLRGQGFANPFLPADGKYVWGSNSAVANNSMIMATAYDLTHRARYRDAALEAMDYLLGRNAINQSYVTGYGERASHNQHHRFWAHSLDPSLPSPAPGSLAGGPNSGLQDPVAERNLQGCAPATCYLDDIGSYSTNEVAVNWNSALAWMTAFADSTGRHS
- a CDS encoding DUF58 domain-containing protein, which produces MANRPDPRAAMTISQLAPERALRRLELTVVRRLEGYLHGEHLGLLPGPGTELAEAREYQVGDDVRRMDWAVTARTTVPHVRDLIADRELETWALVDLSASMDFGTSQLEKRELAVAAVATVGFLTHRLGDRFGGLMLRDSSLRRWPARSGRLALYGLLRALLAEQDNGELQARSDLAGALDSMARTQRKRGLRVIVSDFLTPEDGEVDSRLEPSWERAMRKLTAQHQVLAVEIIDPRELELPNIGVVMIGDPETGAIREIDTRKRRVRDEYAAAALAQRERTRIALRRVGAGHLVLRTDRDWVADTVRFVLAYRRMAPRLHQPPKGVAR
- a CDS encoding RNA polymerase subunit sigma-70, with protein sequence MSAPPDRVLSTAAEEVSGVATEVASFDQLIEPFRSELLAYCYRMLGSAHDAEDLVQDTYLRAWRARDQYDESRSSLRTWLYRIATNACLTALEVRGRRPLPSGLVPPSDPRGPLVHGETPWLQPLPDSLLGSGDPARAAVDRSSLRLALAAALQHLSARQRGALILRDLLSFSAAEAAEVLDTTVASVNSSLQRARSRVKEAGVLQDRSREPSAAEQRAWVDRYMRAFERADIEGLKRLLTEDVLMEMPPMINWFVGRGNYGVFMEWVFDKAGTDWRLEPLAANGQAGFAAYRRTGDGYELHTVQVFTVTTEGISRNSVFQDTEVFASFGLATRLDD
- a CDS encoding AAA family ATPase encodes the protein MTETTVPAGSVAQQSHLVSEAINEVKRVIVGQEHMVETLMVSLLAKGHCLLEGVPGVAKTLAVRTFASVVGGSFARIQFTPDLVPSDIVGTRIYRQTREAFDIELGPTFVNFVLADEVNRAPAKVQSAMLELMAERQVSIGGQTFPMPKPFIVIATQNPIESEGVYPLPEAQRDRFLVKIDVPHPRGHEEFEILRRMSVDPPQARQMLKPETIMELQRSAEQVFVHNLVAEYAVRLVMATRTPSDFHLPDLEPIIELGVSPRATLGLVSAGRALALIHGRDYLLPSDVQTVALDVMGHRLGLTFDAVADNIDPRAVVERILATVPPPQPVWRDGNDGSGRPEFV